GCAGAAGTGATGGAATTAGGTGCTCGTCACCCCCTCTCCATTGTGCGAAAAGAAATCGACGCGATTTTTTCCCGTCTCGGATTTATTGTGGCTGATGGTCCAGAAATTGAAGACGACTGGCACAATTTCGGCGCATTGAATTTTCCGGAAAATCACCCTGCACGCGATATGCAGGACACCTTTTTCATTGAAAGCGGAGAACGCAATATTGCTTTACGCACTCATACCTCCTCCATCCAGGTGCGCATAATGGAGAGCACCAAACCTCCGATCCGAATGATTATGCCCGGAAGAGTTTACCGGAATGAAGCCATTTCGGCACGTGCACATTGCTTCTTTCATCAGGTGGAAGGATTGTATATCGACGAGAATGTTTCGTTTGCAGATTTAAAGCAGACGCTCTTATATTTTGCACAGGAAATGTTCGGAGAAAAAACAAAAATCCGTTTGCGTCCTTCTTATTTCCCTTTTACTGAACCCAGCGCAGAGATGGATGTTTCCTGTTCATTATGCAATGGCGATGGATGTAATGTTTGTAAATATTCCGGCTGGTTAGAAATTATGGGTTGCGGAATGGTAGATCCTGCCGTCCTGGAAAATTGCGGAATTGACTCGAAAAAATACAGTGGATTTGCATTTGGAATGGGAGTTGAGCGTATTGCTCAGTTAAAATACCAGGTAAAAGATTTACGACTCTATTCGGAGAATGATGTCCGCTTTTTAGACCAGTTTAAATCGGCGCATTGATGCAGTATCTTTTCTTTAAAGGAAAAACTTTAGGATCATTTTCTCCCGATGAAATGGATCCGCCATTCGGTAGCGGAATGTTTCATGCAATAGATAGTGAAGACCTGCCGGTGATTGATGCGCAAAGCTACCTTGAATTCACGCACAAAGAATTTGAACTTTCGGAAAGCGGAAAAGCCTATGCCGAATTTGAACGATGCCTGGAATGCGATTACGGCGATTTTTATTTTTCCAACCAGTGGCAAATCGGCGAAACACCCGAAAATGCCTATACCATCCTGCAACCGATGTTAAGTCGCGAAGGTTTATTGGTTTTTCAGATGGAAGAATAATTTTTTCTACGCCTTTGAACCCGGAAC
This Flavobacteriales bacterium DNA region includes the following protein-coding sequences:
- the pheS gene encoding phenylalanine--tRNA ligase subunit alpha, which produces AEVMELGARHPLSIVRKEIDAIFSRLGFIVADGPEIEDDWHNFGALNFPENHPARDMQDTFFIESGERNIALRTHTSSIQVRIMESTKPPIRMIMPGRVYRNEAISARAHCFFHQVEGLYIDENVSFADLKQTLLYFAQEMFGEKTKIRLRPSYFPFTEPSAEMDVSCSLCNGDGCNVCKYSGWLEIMGCGMVDPAVLENCGIDSKKYSGFAFGMGVERIAQLKYQVKDLRLYSENDVRFLDQFKSAH